Part of the Chitinophaga parva genome is shown below.
CCAAGGAAATCCTGCAACAACAACACTTCGATTATTTCATCTACGGCCACCGCCACCTGCCCATAGATATGCCCGTGGGCCCGCATAGCCGCTATATTAACCTGGGAGAGTGGCTCAACTACAACTCCTACGCAGTGTTTGATGGCAACAATATGGAGCTGAAATATTTTGAGAATGAAAATGGCCCGAAAGGAACAGTGATCGGAAGATAAGGATCATCATTTTATAGATAAAGGAAACGCCCAAGCTCAATACGATACTGAGTTTGGGCGTTTCCTTTTATGCATCGAGGATCTCATGCAAAATAGGTGGTGAATGCAGGTCCGTAAACTCCGCCAGGTGCAGTTTAAAGAAATCCAGGTAAGCATACAGCAATTTGCGGCGCTGGTCTTTGTTCATGATGATGTGGCCCAGCGTGGTGGTATCTTTTGCATAGAGCAGCTGCGAAGTGAATTCACTGTTCTGCGCATCCAGGTGGTAAGGGTGGTGGGGAGGCAGGTCTGTGAAGACGCCTTCTTTCAGATCGAGGTAATGCGTGTATTCCGAATACTGGCCGCTGATCTGGAAACCCATATGGCTGCTGAGCTGCAGGGTAAAATACAGGGGAAGGTTAGCCACTACGGAAAGCGGTGCCTGGTCCAGGAGCTGCAGCATGTTCTCTGCAAAATAATACAGCTCCAGCTGTTGCTCGGGTTGTTTAAGACACTTTTGCAACAGTTCTATCATGTACAGGGATACGGTGTTCTTCACCACGTTGAAATGCAGGCTGGTAAAGATATAGCCAAGTTTGAACTCGGAAATGCGCTGCATGTTCTTTTGCTCATGGTGGTACACCACCAGTTCCAGGATATTGCCGGGTTGCAGCAGGTTGCCCTTGCCGCCGCTTTTAGGTTTGGAAGAGCGGGCGCCATTGACCATGTAAGATTGCACGCCAAAAAGCTCCGTGAAAATGCTCACGATCAAACTGGTGTCGCCATACTTTACCTGGCGTAAAACAATACCCCTTGTTTTGTGTAACATGATAGAACCACAAGGTAGCAATAACGGACGAGGCGCGTACTGATAACGAACACATGTGTAAAATAACTATATGTTTTGCTATTGACAATCATAACCTGTGCGGCATGGCATTTTTTCGGTGGCACACAAACAAACTGCATGCAATGTTTAAAAACTATATCAAGATAGCCTGGCGGAGTTTCCGCAACAGCAAGGTGTATTCCGTGATCAATGTACTGGGGCTTGCCATGGGACTTTGCATGGCGTTGCTTACCGGGCTGTGGATGTGGGATGAATGCTCGTTCAACAGGAATTTCGCGCATTACGACCGCCTGCTGAAGGTGTATCATAACAGTACCGATAATGGAACTGTAAGCACTTATCAAACGGTGCCCTACCCCCTGGCCGCCGAAATGCGCGTGAAATACGCGGGCGACTATAAGGCCGTGGCGCTTGGAAAAGGTGCGGATCATGTGATGGAGGCCGGTGAAACACAGCTGACCACCTTTGGCCTGTATGCGGAAACACCGCTGGTGTCCATGCTGAATATGCAGCTGCTGCAGGGTAGCGCGGCATCGATGGATGACGTGGGCTCCCTCCTGATCAGCACCTCCCTGGCCCACCAGCTTTTTGGTGATAAGAACCCGCTGGACCAGGTAGTGCGGGTAGACAATAAGCGCAGCATGAAGATAACGGGTGTGTTTGCCGATTTTCCATTGAACTGCAGCTTTGCCCCTGTAAAGTACCTGATGCCCTGGATGAACATTGCACAGGATCGTGACTGGGCCAGGCATGATATTGAAAATAACAGGTGGAGTAACAATTCCTACGACATTTATGCGCAGTTGCAGGATCATGTAAGCCTTGAAAATGCCAGCGCCCATATTGCCGGTGTGTTTGACCACCGCAACCTGGGTGGCGATCCCAAGCCGGTGCTGCAGCCCATGCGTAACTGGCACTTGTACAACAATTTCAAAAACGGCAAGCCGGATGGCGGGCTTATCCAGTACGTGTGGCTGTTTGGCGCCATTGGTGGTTTTGTATTGCTGCTGGCTTGTATCAATTTTATGAACCTCAGTACAGCGCGGTCTGAAAAGCGTGCCCGGGAAGTGGGCATCCGCAAATCATCCGGTTCCTTGCGCGGGCAATTGATCGCGCAGTTCCTGGTAGAATCTGTGATGATGGCCGCAGCCGCCATGGTACTGGCTTTGCTGGCAACGGCCGCAGCGCTGCCCGCGTTTAACCAGCTCGCGGATAAGCAAATGCACCTCCCGGTAGGGAGTGTTGTTTTCTGGGCAGTGATCCTGGTATGCGTGCTGTTTACGGGCATCATAGCCGGCAGCTATCCCGCGTTTTATTTATCAGCATTTAAGCCGGTGAAGGTGCTCAAGGGCACGTTCAAGACCGGCCGGATGGCGGCCCTGCCACGCAGGCTGCTGGTGGTAGTGCAGTTCTTTATTTCAGTGGTCCTGGTCATTGGTACGGTGAGCATTTACCAGCAGATCCGCTATACTCAAAACAGGCCCGTAGGGTACAACCGGGAAGGGCTGCTGCAGGTGGCCCTGAACACACCGGAGATCAGGACCAATTATGAGGGGCTGCGCCGCGACCTGCTGCAATCCGGTATGGTGGCGGAAATGGCCGAGTCTTCCGGCCCAGCTACCGCGATATGGGCTAACCTGGGCGGTTTTTCCTGGGAGGGAATGCCGGCGGATATGCGGCCACAATTTGGTGTGACACGGGTAACGGTGGACTATGGTAAAGCCGTAGGCTGGCAGATCAGCCGTGGGCGTGATCTTTCCAGGGATTATGGCACAGATGATCATGCTGTTATCTTAAACGAGGCCGCCGTACGTTACACCGGCATTAAAGACCCGGTGGGCAAGATGATCCGCTGGGGTGATGACCAGTTGCATGTGGTGGGCGTGGTAAAGGATGTAGTGATGGAATCGCCTTTTGCAAAGGTAAACCCTATGATCTTTGTACCGGATGGTGTGGACATCGCGATGGCCATCGTTCGCCTGCAGCCGGGCAGGCAGCCTGCCGCGGCGCTGCCTGTGATCGAAAAGATCTTCCGGCAACATAATCCCAAGGGGCCTTTCGTGTATGGATTTGTGGACGATGTGTATGCGGCCAAGTTCCAGGTGGAAGAACGTACCGGCACGCTGGCAGCGGTGTTTACCGTGTTTGCCGTGCTGATAAGCTGCCTGGGGCTTTTCGGGCTGGCGTCATTCGTAGCGGCGCAGCGCACGCGGGAGATCGGCATCCGCAAGGTGCTGGGTGCTACCATTGTACAGGTGTGGGGCCTACTGTCCAGAGACTTTGTCATGCTGGTGCTGCTGGCCTCCGTACTGGCCATACCGGTGGCTTATTACTGCATGGAGCAATGGCTGTCCAAATATGAATATCATATGCAGATCTCCTGGGCGGTATTACTGCTGAGCAGCCTGGGCGCGCTAATGCTTACATTGCTCACGGTGAGCTTCCAGGCTATCCGGGCCGCTATGGTGAACCCGGTACAAAGCCTCCGCTCCGAATAACGTTTATGTATATACGCAATAAAAAAAATCCCGTCCTGATCCAGGATGGGATTTTTTTTATTGGGCACTTAGTGTATATGCTATCATTGCTAATGAATGAATACAATCTTGCTAACCAGTTTATCCGAGCCATCTGCATTGCTTGCAAACACAAGGTAGACACCGCTTTGAGGACGGTGCCCGGTATAGTCGGTACCACTCCAGGTTACCTGGCCGCCGGTGGCTTTGGCCTGGTACACCAGCTTGCCACTGATGTCGGTGATCTTTACGGTGGCATTGGCAAAGAGGCCGCGTACTGCAATGGTGCCGGTATAGCCGGGAGGTACCGGGTTGGGGAAGGCCAATACGCTGGTAGCGGCTACGTTGCTGGTAGCCGTGGCGGTACCGCGGTAAGAAATAATACCATTGGCCGTGGCAAAGCATATTTCGCCGGTGATGGGGCTGATGGCGATCTTATACACCGTGTCACTGAGCAAGGGGCTGTTGGTCACATCAAAATGCTGGAGCACGGAGTCCCCGTTTTCGGCTACCAGCCACACGCCGTTATTGCTGCTCACCCACTTGCGGTTGGCCCCATCCACGGCAATCGCGTTGATCTGCTCACTTTGAAAAAGATAACCTGCAAAGCTGCCTTCCTGCACAATGGGCCAGTAGGCTGGGCAGCCCGTCCCTGTTGCGTTCTGGGCGCAGGGCAGTACTGCTATGCCTTGCCCCGTGCCTATCCATATCCAGCCGTTCTTATCCTTGGCCAGGCAGCGTACATCATTGCCAGGCAGGTTGCCATTGTTATTGCCGCTGGTGTAGCGGTTCCATTTATCGTCCACCGGGTTTTCCAGGTCTGTGCCCGTGTTCAGCACAAAGAGGCCTTCCTGCGCGGGCGATACGATCCATTTCTGGTCGTAGTCATCCACCAGGATCTGGCTTACGCTGGTGTGGTAAAAAGGAATGCCAAAGGTTTGCCACTGGCCGGAGGCTTTTTTTACCACTACGTCTGTAGCCGCGCCGGTGGCCGTCATCCAGAGATTGCCGTAAGCATCTGTGCAAAGGCCGCTCACGTTGTAGGCGTGGGTGGCATCATCCGTGGGCGGCAGTAAGGAGTGTTGTTTGTATACGGTGAAATGCCCGTCCGGGCTCATTTGCAGCAGGCCTCCCCCCAGGGAGCCAGCGTACAGGGTATCATGCAGTACTGCGGTGCTTACCAGGTTAGGCAGGGTATCCAGTCCTTTGCGGTAAGTGGTCCAGGTTTCATTGGCGAAGCCATAGAACCCGCTGCTGTTGTGGCCTGCCATGGCCCAGAGGTCATTGTTGTTGAAGATCATATCACCAGTGGCAATGCCTTGGGGCGCGTTGGGGGTGGTGCTTTGCGCTGTGCCAGCGGTGTAATTGACAAGGCCGGTGCTATCGGCTATCCACAGCTCACCATCCTGTGTCGTTACATCATTGGGTGCAGTGAAGCCGTTGCTGATGGCGGCTTGCAGGCTGCCATCATTTTGAAGGAAGGAAATGCGGGCGGGCTGTTCACACACCAGGAGTTGCTGGCCTGCAGCGCGTATGCGGGTGATGTGGTGAGTAGCATCCTGGTACCAGGGCAGCCATTGGCCGTTGTTCCACTGGTAAAGCATATTGCCCTGGCGGGCAATGAGGGTATTGCCCAGGAGCTGTAATTCTGCTATAGGCGCGGCTTGCAGGCCGTTATTTACGCTGGTCCAGTTGTGATAATCTGCGAGGTTTGCGCCTTGCAGGGGGGCGCGTTTCATGCCCCGGTCTGTAGCGGCGTAGAGATAGCCGTTGCTGATGGCGCAGGCATTTACGCCCAGGTATTCACCGGCATCGCCCAGCACATACGTATCTGCAACCTCCGCCCGGTCTGTGTTCACCACGATGATGCCGATACCGGAGGCCAGCAGGGCGGTTTCATTATAGAAGCTGACGTTGCGAACACTTTTGTCACCTGCAATGTTCTTCTGCAAGATGTCCGGCAGGTTGATGAAAGCCCCGTCTTTGAGCAGGTCCAGGTTACTGTTATGGTATGCAATGACGAGTACCCCTGCGCCGGCGCCCATGCAGGCAATGCCGGCATCATGCAGGCCGTTTACCTTACTGTAGGTGGTAAAGGCGTGTTCATCCGGGCTTACACTGAACACGGTGTAGGGCGTGGCGCAATACAGCTGCCCATCCAGCAAGGCCACGGAGCGGGCGGGCGCCGCGGGCAGGTGACTGCGCCAATGTCCGATGGGCACAGGTTGTGCAGCACTGCGGAGGTATAAGAACAGGCTTAGGAAAACGAGCAGGCGATGCATAATCGTAAAAGTAATATTTGATTATCTTTAGTAAATATCAAAACCCAAAAATCTTTTATGTGGCAACGCCTCGCTGGTTTTGTGCTCCGGTTCCGTTTATTACTCCTCTTTCTTTTGCTGGGCAGCACAGCGCTCATGGGCTATTACGCCAGTAAGGTACAGTTGTCCTACGAGTTTGGTGGCGCCATTCCTACTGATAATCCCCGTTATCTCGAATACCTGCAGTTCCGCCAGCAATTTGGTGAAGATGGGAACCTGCTGGTACTGGCCGTGCAGGACCCGCATTTTTTTGCACCGGACCGTTTTGACGCTTACCGTAAGCTCACCAAAGGGCTGAAGCAGGTGCCTGGTGTGGAGAATATCCTCAGCGTGGCCGGCGCGGTAAACCTGGTGAAGAACGACAGTACCCACAAACTGGTGCCTGTGGCGGTTTTCCCGGAAGGCCAAACGGTCGCACAACTGGATAGTGCGGTGGGCCTCTTTCACCGGTTACCTTTTTACACGGGACAACTTTATAATCCCCGGACCAGTAGTTACCTGATGGCCGTACGCATTAACAAAGATGTGATGAGCTCTGCCCGGCGCAACGTGGTGGTAAAGCAGATCACTACCATGGCCACTACTTTTGGCAAGCAGCAGCAGGAGGAGGTGTACATGAGCGGGCTGCCGCTTATCCGCACGGCCATGGCCACCCGGGTGGCAGACGAGCTGAAGTTCTTCCTGGTACTGTCATTCCTGCTCACGGCGGCCATCCTCTTTGCATTTTTCCGGTCTGTAAGCGCGGTGCTGATGTCCATGGTGGTAGTAGCCATGGGCGTTATCTGGTCTGTAGCTACCATTGTGCTTTTCCACTACAAGATCACGCTGCTTACCAGTATCATCCCGCCGCTGATCGTGGTGATAGGCATTCCCAACTGCGTGTATTTTCTCAATAAATACCATACAGAATATGCGAAGACGGGGGATAAGCAAACAGCGATCGTGCGCATGATTGCACGGATGGGTATTGTTACGTTATTCACCAATATCACTGCTGCCATTGGGTTCGGCGTGTTTTATTTTACGAAGAGCACCCTGCTGAAGCAGTTCGGTGTGGTAGCGGGGTTAAACATTCTCTGGATCTTCGTGATCTCTTTCATTTTCCTGCCGGTGGTACTGAGCTTGTTGCCTCCGCCTAAAACAAGGCATACCACTTACCTGGAGAGCCGCTTCTTTAACGGGGTGCTGGCTGCCATCAGCAAGCTGGTGTTCCAATACCGCAAGATCGTGTATGCGATCACGTTAGTGTCGCTGGTGCTGGCCGTGGTGGGCATGTGGCGGTTGCAATCCGTAGGGTTTATCGTGGACGACATTCCGCATACCGATAAGCTGTACACCGATCTGAAATTCTTTGAGCGCAATTTCAAGGGCGTAATGCCGCTGGAAATTGCCATTGACACCAAAAAGAAAAACGGGGTGATCAGCCTGCCCACGTTGCAAAAGATAGACAGTCTTTCTGCGCAGATAGCGGTTTTGCCGGAATTTGCCCGGCCGCTGTCCATTGCAGAAGGGATCAAGTTCGTGAAGCAGGCCTATTACAACGGGGATACGGCCAGTTACAGCATTCCCAACCAGTTTGACGTACCGTTCCTGGCGCCCTACCTGCGTATGAAAAATGCGGGCAGTGAGGCGGGTGGTGGCAGTGCCCTGTTCAGCAAGCTGCTGGCCTCCTTCATGGACAGCAGCCGGCAGGTGGCGCGGGTGAGTGTAAGCATGGCGGATGTGGGCTCACAGCGGTTGCCACTTATCCTGGATTCCCTGCGGCCGGCAGTGAACCAGTTGTTTGACACAGCGCAATACAAAGTGACCTTTACCGGTACCAGCATTATTTTCCTGGAAGGCAGCCGGTTTATCATACATGGCCTGGTAGACAGTATCCTGCTGGCGTTTGTGCTCATTATTTTTTGTATGCTGTACCTGTTCCGTTCCTGGCGTATGCTGTTGATAGCGCTGGTACCCAATCTCATTCCGCTGGTGGTTACGGCGGGGGTGATGGGCTGGTGTGGCATTGCCATCAAGCCTTCCACGGTATTGGTGTTCAGCATAGCGCTGGGGATTGCCATAGATGTTACCATCCGTTTCCTGGTGAACTTTAAGCAGGAGCTGCCCCATCACCAGGGCAACATCGGGGAAACGGTGCAGCAAACTATCCGGGAAACCGGGCTGAGCATCATTTACACTTCGCTGATCCTTTTTGCGGGTTTTATGATCTTCAGCTTTTCTGACTTCGGGGGCACGCGGGCGCTGGGCTGGCTCACTTCGCTGACGCTGGTGCTGGCCATGGTGACGAACCTGACCATCCTGCCCAGTTTCCTTTTGTGGCTGGAAAAGACCACGAACGGCAAGGTGGCTAACAGGAAAATGTAGGTACATTCCTACAACCAAAAGTTGCTTGTTATAACGGGTAAACCCTTGGTGCAGCAAGGGTTTGCGCCCTTTCTCCAAAATAATCTAGTGGCCTTCATTCGTCACTTACATAGTGCCGTTTATAACAAAGGATGGGTGATTGTAATAAAAAAGTATGATGTTTATTACGCCATTCTTAACCACAGATTAATGAAAAATAAGTACTCGAAAGGAGCGCACCTTTCTGAACGCAAGTTTAGGGAGTTGCTGAGCCTGTTTGCGGAGGATTTAACCGCAACACAGATCGCGGACATCAGTGCCGTGAGCCGGGTAACCGTAAATAGTTACCTGAAGAAGATCCGTCAGCGGATAGCGCTACATAATGAATCCCTGTTGCAGGCGGCTATGCCTCACAAGGTATCTTCAGCGCTGTTATTGACCCCAGATCCCCCGGGCGATATTACGCCGCCACCCCCTCTGCGCAAGCCCGTTATTGTGGGCATTTTCAAGGTAAATGACCGTGTGCACACGGAGATCATCCCGGAGGCCGGGCCTGCATTGCTGCAGGGACTGGGCAAGGGACGGTTGCAACCAGATGACGCAGCCCTGGTAGAGGAGTATGAAGGTGTAGCAGATCTGAGCCAGTACCGGTTGTACAATGTACGGAAGGGTGCTTCGGCACCGGCTGTACAGGCATCGGAAGGGATAGAAGCTTTCTGGGGCCTTACCCGCCACCGGCTGGTAAAGTTCAAGGGGCTGAATTCCGGCACCGTGTACCTGCACCTGCGGGAATGCGAATTCCGTTATAACCACCGGGAGGAGGACCTGTTTCCGATCCTGCTTACGCTGCTGAAGGAGCAGCCGCTGCATTTGCTCACGGCGTAAGTAAGCGGTGACCGGGTTTTTCCGGGCTGGCAATCGCTGCGTAACGGCATGTGAATGCTGGGGAAGGGCGTTGCAGGTGCAGGTGAGGTAGGTTGTGTGAAGGGTAAGATGACTGCTCGTGTAATGAGGATAACACGCTAATCAAGGTATCCGGGTAATGAAGGCAGCATGCCAGCCAGGTATTACTGTGTGTAACGAGACCGGACGCCCGTGCACTTGGAGATGAATTAATTCTAAACAATAAAGAGTTTCTTCTAAATCGAGAGATTTAGATTTTGGTTGATGAATTACGGGCGGCATTCCTGTTGCCCGTTTATTATTTTAACATGGAAGAGCTACATGCTCGATGTCCGTTGGCAGCCTGGACTGTTTTGCTAAACCAGGTATTATTTTCGGTTACCTTCCTTAATTGATGACCTGGCCATTTTCGAGAGAGTGCTGGGCCAGGGATGGGCAACAACCTTTCATCATTGGCCTGACTTGACAAGAATAGACGGATTTAATGCTATAGAGGAAGAATTGTTTTGTTAATGAATTGTTAATGATCACTCCTTTTCCCTTGCAGCCCCAACAGCGGAGATAAATGTTATCAAAACGTTAAAAAAATCAGCACAGATAAGGATTCAGCATATCGGGCAGTGATGAAACAATGATTGTCAAAACCCGGTTTAAACATTATTTCCGGTATAGCACTTTCATGTACCCTAGTATTTTGTTAAATTTTTTTCCCTAATTTGGAACCGTGTTCGTTGCGGCACCGTTTAATTTGTTTTCGTTAATTAAGTCGTTTACAACGCTGCCCAAGCTCAAATTTATGGCCCCATAAAAGAGGGGGCATGAGGAAGATTTGAAGTTTAGTTTATCAACATTTTGGAGACAGATCAACAAAATCTAAATAGAGTAGCCAATAATTGGAGGCTGCATTTGAAAAAAACAGTATCAACACGCTTACAGCATTTGTGAACCTTGTATTCAACTGTGATTAATTTCGACTATTACCTTAGTGGAGAATTCCATCAATTCTCTTTTGGACAGACGTTTCTAACCACAACAAACCCAGCGTGCATTGATCGATAGTATGTCGAATAATAATTGAAAATAAAAATCAAAATCAAAATCTGAATTTGCTTATGAAGAAAGCACTACTATTGTGCGTGCTTGCGGTATTCAGCGTACTGCAGGTAATCGCCCAATCCCGGCACGTGACCGGTAAAGTTCTGGATGAATCAGGTAACCCTGTACCTTTCGCCACCATACGCGTTAGAGGTACTAACGTAGGTACACAGGCTGCTGCTGATGGTAGCTTTTCGCTGAATGTTCCTGTTGGTAAAGAGGAAGTGGAAGTTTCCTATGTAGGTTACGACGTAGCGAAGGCTGCCATAAAGGACGGCGCTGTTACGGTGCGCTTAAACAAAAGCACTGCTGCACTGGATGAAGTGGTGGTAACTGGTTATCAGACGGTGAAACGTACCAGCCTTACTGGTGCTATTGCTACTGTGGATGCAAAAAAGGTACAGGATATCCCAGTGCTCAATATTGGTAACGCATTGCAGGGTAAAGCTGCCGGTGTACAGATCACAGCTCAGAATGGTGCTCCCGGACAAAACGCTTTCATCCGCATCCGTGGAGTAGGATCGCTGGCGGCAGGTTCTGATCCTATCTTTGTGATCGACGGCGTAATAGCGGATACCCGCGCTTACAACGCTCTGAATACGAATGATATCGCTGACCTGACTATCCTGAAGGATGCGTCTTCTTCCGCCATCTACGGTGCAAGAGGTGCAAATGGCGTAATAGTGATTACTACCAAGAAGGGTAAGGGTGGTGAGCCTGTGGTAAAGGTAAATACCGAATATGGCCAGCAATCCCGTATCAAGGATAACTACAAGATGATGTCTACCGCACAGAAACTGCAATATGAGTATGATCTGGACTTCACCAACTATTACATCTCCAACTGGATGTCCGAAAATGGCTATGATCCTAACTCTACCGATATCCAGTCTGTACCGATGGACAAACTGAAAGGTGAATGGGCAAACCTGGAAGCACACAGCACCAATTGGTTTGATGTAGTTATGCAGGACGCTACCCTGTTGAAGAACCAGATATCTATTGCCGGTGCTGATGACAAATTCAACTACTATGTATCCCTGGACCACTCTCAGCAGGATGGTATACTCCGTGAATCATCCTTCAAGCGTACCGGTGGCCGTCTTAACCTGACCTATAAGGCTAAGAAATGGCTGACATTGGGTACTAATACCTCTTTCTCCAGCTACAGGATCAATGCACTGCGCGACCGTTATAATGCGCAGAACCCCTTTGTGGCTGCATACACTACCAATCCGTATGAACAGGTGATGGATAGCACCGTTGACAATTACAAGGGTTACAATCTGACTGTTAATGGTTTCCCCATTATGGAAGCGCTGAAACATAATCCGTCTTTCAACATCACTAATTACGGTGGCGGTACTTATTATGCAGCAGTACATCCCATCCGCGATTTGGAAGTAAAAACCCAGATAGGCTTACAGTATGTGGATTACCAGTCTGAAGCGTATACCCAGCCTGGTTCTTACCTGGATAATATACTTAATGGCAAGCCAACTGGCAACAAAACGGATGCTGGATTCCAGACGTTTAACTACGTATGGACCAATACGGCTAACTATCGGCATACATTCAATGAAAATCATAATGTAAGTCTGTTGGTTGGTTCTGAGTTTACCAAGAACCACCAGAAAACATATTCCATGAGTCAGAAGGGTTTTGCTTCTCCGGATCTGACCACGTTGGATAATGGAGCTTCCCC
Proteins encoded:
- the recO gene encoding DNA repair protein RecO, yielding MLHKTRGIVLRQVKYGDTSLIVSIFTELFGVQSYMVNGARSSKPKSGGKGNLLQPGNILELVVYHHEQKNMQRISEFKLGYIFTSLHFNVVKNTVSLYMIELLQKCLKQPEQQLELYYFAENMLQLLDQAPLSVVANLPLYFTLQLSSHMGFQISGQYSEYTHYLDLKEGVFTDLPPHHPYHLDAQNSEFTSQLLYAKDTTTLGHIIMNKDQRRKLLYAYLDFFKLHLAEFTDLHSPPILHEILDA
- a CDS encoding ABC transporter permease, translated to MFKNYIKIAWRSFRNSKVYSVINVLGLAMGLCMALLTGLWMWDECSFNRNFAHYDRLLKVYHNSTDNGTVSTYQTVPYPLAAEMRVKYAGDYKAVALGKGADHVMEAGETQLTTFGLYAETPLVSMLNMQLLQGSAASMDDVGSLLISTSLAHQLFGDKNPLDQVVRVDNKRSMKITGVFADFPLNCSFAPVKYLMPWMNIAQDRDWARHDIENNRWSNNSYDIYAQLQDHVSLENASAHIAGVFDHRNLGGDPKPVLQPMRNWHLYNNFKNGKPDGGLIQYVWLFGAIGGFVLLLACINFMNLSTARSEKRAREVGIRKSSGSLRGQLIAQFLVESVMMAAAAMVLALLATAAALPAFNQLADKQMHLPVGSVVFWAVILVCVLFTGIIAGSYPAFYLSAFKPVKVLKGTFKTGRMAALPRRLLVVVQFFISVVLVIGTVSIYQQIRYTQNRPVGYNREGLLQVALNTPEIRTNYEGLRRDLLQSGMVAEMAESSGPATAIWANLGGFSWEGMPADMRPQFGVTRVTVDYGKAVGWQISRGRDLSRDYGTDDHAVILNEAAVRYTGIKDPVGKMIRWGDDQLHVVGVVKDVVMESPFAKVNPMIFVPDGVDIAMAIVRLQPGRQPAAALPVIEKIFRQHNPKGPFVYGFVDDVYAAKFQVEERTGTLAAVFTVFAVLISCLGLFGLASFVAAQRTREIGIRKVLGATIVQVWGLLSRDFVMLVLLASVLAIPVAYYCMEQWLSKYEYHMQISWAVLLLSSLGALMLTLLTVSFQAIRAAMVNPVQSLRSE
- the porZ gene encoding type IX secretion system anionic LPS delivery protein PorZ encodes the protein MHRLLVFLSLFLYLRSAAQPVPIGHWRSHLPAAPARSVALLDGQLYCATPYTVFSVSPDEHAFTTYSKVNGLHDAGIACMGAGAGVLVIAYHNSNLDLLKDGAFINLPDILQKNIAGDKSVRNVSFYNETALLASGIGIIVVNTDRAEVADTYVLGDAGEYLGVNACAISNGYLYAATDRGMKRAPLQGANLADYHNWTSVNNGLQAAPIAELQLLGNTLIARQGNMLYQWNNGQWLPWYQDATHHITRIRAAGQQLLVCEQPARISFLQNDGSLQAAISNGFTAPNDVTTQDGELWIADSTGLVNYTAGTAQSTTPNAPQGIATGDMIFNNNDLWAMAGHNSSGFYGFANETWTTYRKGLDTLPNLVSTAVLHDTLYAGSLGGGLLQMSPDGHFTVYKQHSLLPPTDDATHAYNVSGLCTDAYGNLWMTATGAATDVVVKKASGQWQTFGIPFYHTSVSQILVDDYDQKWIVSPAQEGLFVLNTGTDLENPVDDKWNRYTSGNNNGNLPGNDVRCLAKDKNGWIWIGTGQGIAVLPCAQNATGTGCPAYWPIVQEGSFAGYLFQSEQINAIAVDGANRKWVSSNNGVWLVAENGDSVLQHFDVTNSPLLSDTVYKIAISPITGEICFATANGIISYRGTATATSNVAATSVLAFPNPVPPGYTGTIAVRGLFANATVKITDISGKLVYQAKATGGQVTWSGTDYTGHRPQSGVYLVFASNADGSDKLVSKIVFIH
- a CDS encoding efflux RND transporter permease subunit, yielding MWQRLAGFVLRFRLLLLFLLLGSTALMGYYASKVQLSYEFGGAIPTDNPRYLEYLQFRQQFGEDGNLLVLAVQDPHFFAPDRFDAYRKLTKGLKQVPGVENILSVAGAVNLVKNDSTHKLVPVAVFPEGQTVAQLDSAVGLFHRLPFYTGQLYNPRTSSYLMAVRINKDVMSSARRNVVVKQITTMATTFGKQQQEEVYMSGLPLIRTAMATRVADELKFFLVLSFLLTAAILFAFFRSVSAVLMSMVVVAMGVIWSVATIVLFHYKITLLTSIIPPLIVVIGIPNCVYFLNKYHTEYAKTGDKQTAIVRMIARMGIVTLFTNITAAIGFGVFYFTKSTLLKQFGVVAGLNILWIFVISFIFLPVVLSLLPPPKTRHTTYLESRFFNGVLAAISKLVFQYRKIVYAITLVSLVLAVVGMWRLQSVGFIVDDIPHTDKLYTDLKFFERNFKGVMPLEIAIDTKKKNGVISLPTLQKIDSLSAQIAVLPEFARPLSIAEGIKFVKQAYYNGDTASYSIPNQFDVPFLAPYLRMKNAGSEAGGGSALFSKLLASFMDSSRQVARVSVSMADVGSQRLPLILDSLRPAVNQLFDTAQYKVTFTGTSIIFLEGSRFIIHGLVDSILLAFVLIIFCMLYLFRSWRMLLIALVPNLIPLVVTAGVMGWCGIAIKPSTVLVFSIALGIAIDVTIRFLVNFKQELPHHQGNIGETVQQTIRETGLSIIYTSLILFAGFMIFSFSDFGGTRALGWLTSLTLVLAMVTNLTILPSFLLWLEKTTNGKVANRKM
- a CDS encoding LuxR C-terminal-related transcriptional regulator, which encodes MKNKYSKGAHLSERKFRELLSLFAEDLTATQIADISAVSRVTVNSYLKKIRQRIALHNESLLQAAMPHKVSSALLLTPDPPGDITPPPPLRKPVIVGIFKVNDRVHTEIIPEAGPALLQGLGKGRLQPDDAALVEEYEGVADLSQYRLYNVRKGASAPAVQASEGIEAFWGLTRHRLVKFKGLNSGTVYLHLRECEFRYNHREEDLFPILLTLLKEQPLHLLTA